In a single window of the Caldilineales bacterium genome:
- a CDS encoding hydantoinase B/oxoprolinase family protein codes for MKFDPITLEILWRRLLSIVDEADAAVARTAFSSVLRDAHDYTCMFTDRQGRELVQGTLATPGQSGAMALGIKKLVQSIPAHTFAEGDVFITNDPWALAGHLNDICVFSPIFHHDQLAAFTACVLHHADIGGRIASDNHDVFEEGLFIPLVKLYDAGQLNQAVLDLIRWNVRTPENVIGDIRAQIAANHVCAQQVRRMLEEYHLAGLDELAEEIIARSEASVRGAIAQTPPGVYRAEGRIEQMAGRDDLVIRAAVEVRGSDLFIDLNGSSPQVDWGGNVVFNFTYAYVHTAIKSIFDPDLPNNEGAAAPIHLTAPEGTVVNCRFPAAVAARMQIGHFLTEIIYRALAPALPDRVLAASGGTPATMTVFYGRGHDRRPFHAVLIRGGGMGASARGDGAGCFIFPANGANTPVEILESDTPLVFERRELIPDSGGAGEFRGALGRRAVIRVPDDETAPLPPVTLGVQSGRFRLPPEGLAGGQPGRCARFLVNGVPGDPYGLTRLQPGDVVTLEGAGGGGYGDPQRRQPERIEKDLHEGKITPAGAQRNYGFGVSKSS; via the coding sequence ATGAAATTCGACCCCATCACCCTCGAAATCCTTTGGCGACGGCTGCTCTCCATCGTCGATGAGGCGGACGCGGCGGTGGCGCGCACGGCTTTCTCCAGCGTTTTGCGCGACGCCCATGACTATACCTGCATGTTCACCGACCGGCAGGGGCGGGAACTCGTGCAAGGGACGTTGGCCACGCCCGGCCAGAGCGGGGCCATGGCCCTGGGCATCAAAAAACTGGTGCAGAGCATCCCCGCCCACACCTTCGCCGAGGGCGATGTGTTCATCACCAACGACCCCTGGGCGCTGGCCGGACACCTGAACGATATTTGCGTCTTCAGCCCCATTTTCCACCACGACCAGCTGGCCGCGTTCACCGCCTGCGTGCTGCACCATGCCGACATCGGCGGGCGGATAGCGTCCGACAACCACGACGTGTTCGAGGAAGGACTGTTCATCCCCCTGGTCAAGCTGTACGACGCCGGCCAGCTCAACCAGGCCGTGCTGGACCTGATCCGCTGGAACGTGCGCACGCCGGAGAATGTGATCGGCGACATCCGCGCCCAAATCGCGGCCAACCATGTCTGCGCGCAGCAGGTGCGGCGGATGCTGGAGGAGTACCATCTGGCCGGGCTGGACGAGCTGGCAGAGGAGATCATCGCCCGCAGCGAGGCCAGTGTGCGCGGGGCCATCGCCCAGACGCCGCCGGGAGTTTACCGGGCCGAGGGCCGGATCGAGCAGATGGCGGGCCGCGACGACCTGGTGATCCGGGCGGCAGTGGAGGTGCGGGGCAGCGATCTTTTCATCGATCTCAACGGCTCCTCGCCGCAGGTGGATTGGGGCGGGAATGTGGTCTTCAACTTCACTTACGCCTATGTCCACACGGCGATCAAAAGCATCTTCGACCCCGATTTGCCGAACAACGAGGGGGCTGCCGCGCCCATTCACCTCACCGCGCCCGAAGGCACGGTGGTCAACTGCCGTTTTCCGGCGGCGGTGGCCGCGCGCATGCAGATCGGTCACTTCCTGACCGAAATCATCTACCGCGCCCTGGCCCCGGCCCTGCCCGACCGCGTGCTCGCGGCCAGCGGCGGCACGCCGGCCACCATGACCGTGTTCTATGGCCGCGGCCACGACCGCCGGCCCTTCCACGCCGTGCTGATCCGCGGCGGCGGCATGGGCGCCAGCGCCCGCGGGGATGGGGCCGGCTGCTTCATCTTCCCGGCCAACGGCGCCAACACCCCGGTGGAGATCCTGGAGAGCGACACCCCCCTGGTCTTCGAGCGGCGGGAACTGATCCCCGATTCGGGCGGCGCCGGCGAGTTCCGCGGCGCCCTGGGCCGCCGGGCGGTGATCCGCGTGCCCGACGACGAGACCGCGCCCCTGCCGCCGGTGACTTTGGGCGTGCAATCGGGCCGCTTCCGCCTGCCGCCGGAAGGATTGGCGGGCGGGCAGCCGGGCCGCTGCGCCCGCTTCCTGGTCAACGGCGTTCCCGGCGACCCCTACGGCCTGACGCGCTTGCAGCCGGGCGATGTGGTGACGCTGGAAGGCGCGGGCGGGGGCGGCTATGGCGATCCCCAGCGCCGCCAGCCGGAACGGATCGAAAAAGACCTGCACGAAGGCAAGATCACGCCCGCAGGCGCGCAGCGAAACTACGGTTTCGGTGTTTCTAAATCATCGTAA
- a CDS encoding energy-coupling factor ABC transporter ATP-binding protein, whose translation MPVPEAVIALEDVYYKYPTSQDWVLRGVNLEIYRGEFLGLVGTTSAGKTTLCQCFNGLIPHYTLGTYSGQTLVEGKDTRESDVASLSGAVGVVFQDADAQLVMSSVLEEVMLGLTMRGMPGRQARDKARQMLEKMGIAHLAERPPYALSGGQKQRAAIAAVMVMRPKILVLDEATSELDSLTVHRIFDLCQELNEQGETIVLVTHEMELLSQYADRIVLFDAGQVLLQGPPRQVFQQAETFHRVGVRLPQVTELVQSLGGRLGAATLPLSVDEAQALIAGQGGNGDAH comes from the coding sequence ATGCCCGTCCCAGAGGCCGTCATCGCCCTTGAAGATGTGTACTACAAATACCCCACCAGCCAGGACTGGGTCTTGCGGGGGGTGAACCTGGAGATCTACCGCGGCGAGTTCCTGGGGCTGGTGGGCACCACCAGCGCCGGCAAAACCACGCTCTGCCAGTGCTTCAACGGCCTCATCCCCCACTACACCCTGGGAACCTACTCCGGGCAGACGCTGGTCGAGGGCAAAGACACCCGTGAAAGCGATGTCGCCAGCCTCTCCGGCGCGGTGGGCGTGGTCTTCCAGGATGCCGACGCCCAGCTGGTGATGTCGTCGGTGCTGGAGGAGGTGATGCTGGGCCTGACCATGCGGGGGATGCCGGGCCGGCAGGCGCGAGACAAGGCGCGGCAGATGTTGGAGAAGATGGGCATCGCCCACCTGGCCGAGCGCCCGCCCTACGCCCTCTCCGGCGGCCAGAAACAGCGCGCGGCCATTGCTGCGGTCATGGTCATGCGCCCCAAGATCCTGGTGCTGGACGAAGCCACCTCCGAGTTGGACTCGCTGACCGTGCACCGCATCTTCGACCTCTGCCAGGAACTGAACGAACAGGGCGAGACCATCGTCCTGGTCACACACGAGATGGAATTGCTCTCGCAGTACGCCGACCGCATCGTGCTTTTCGACGCCGGGCAGGTGCTGCTGCAAGGCCCACCCCGCCAGGTCTTCCAGCAGGCCGAGACCTTCCACCGCGTGGGGGTGCGGCTGCCGCAGGTCACAGAACTGGTGCAGTCCTTGGGCGGGCGGCTGGGCGCGGCCACGCTGCCACTGAGCGTGGACGAGGCGCAGGCCCTGATCGCAGGGCAGGGAGGCAACGGCGATGCCCACTGA
- a CDS encoding energy-coupling factor ABC transporter ATP-binding protein has product MPTEPLIRVEKMSFAYRPGVDVIHDIDLTIDPGEFTAIIGNNGSGKSTLMKLILGLLKPTRGRITVGGIDTRTAKVSDMARRIGFIFQEPNEQLFANSVEEEVRFGLRNLDLTAEEVESRVNETLDLFGLQPLREVFPRFLARGDKQKVCIAAIVAMHPQIILLDEPTTGQDHRDSRKIMELAETLNARGITVLLVTHDMPNVAQYARRVILLNDGVLVKRAATLEVLADPALMQSCSLVPPQITRLGLAMQPLGLQPALKVQEMAAQLAHWLDQRQASA; this is encoded by the coding sequence ATGCCCACTGAACCGCTGATCCGCGTCGAAAAGATGAGCTTCGCCTACCGGCCCGGCGTCGATGTCATCCACGATATCGACCTCACCATCGATCCGGGAGAATTCACCGCCATCATCGGCAACAACGGCTCTGGCAAGAGCACGCTGATGAAGCTGATCCTGGGCCTGCTCAAGCCCACGCGGGGCCGCATCACCGTCGGCGGCATCGACACCCGCACGGCCAAAGTCTCGGACATGGCCCGGCGCATCGGCTTCATCTTCCAGGAGCCGAACGAGCAGTTGTTCGCCAACTCGGTGGAAGAAGAGGTCCGCTTTGGCCTGCGCAACCTGGACTTGACGGCGGAGGAGGTCGAAAGCCGGGTGAACGAGACCCTCGACCTCTTCGGCCTGCAGCCCCTGCGCGAGGTCTTCCCACGTTTCCTGGCCCGCGGCGACAAACAGAAGGTCTGCATTGCCGCCATCGTGGCCATGCACCCGCAGATCATCCTCCTGGACGAACCAACCACCGGCCAGGATCACCGCGATAGCCGCAAGATCATGGAACTGGCCGAGACGCTGAACGCCAGGGGCATCACCGTGCTGCTGGTGACGCACGACATGCCCAACGTCGCCCAATACGCCCGCCGGGTGATCCTGCTCAACGATGGCGTGCTGGTCAAGCGCGCGGCCACCCTGGAGGTGCTGGCCGACCCGGCGCTGATGCAATCGTGCAGCCTGGTGCCGCCGCAGATCACGCGGCTGGGGCTGGCCATGCAGCCGTTGGGCCTCCAGCCGGCGCTGAAGGTGCAGGAGATGGCCGCGCAGCTGGCGCACTGGCTCGACCAAAGGCAGGCAAGCGCATGA
- a CDS encoding energy-coupling factor transporter transmembrane protein EcfT, translated as MITELFGPLRSIDARVKLAWLLATFVAGVVYTNIPSLLAVLATIAAVAILGRVFIPVVVKLKGLWLIVIVIGLIFSLTVGGETWFYLIPTFVPWIGGSLAVSREGTLLGIVSILRMFIFVLPVLLMVATTSNSDMLRAFMFLRMPMEFALMIVLALNFVPLYIDEMWRIADAQRARAHSLMDKGALGKMRGMIPIFVPLTLNAVDRADTIGKVLEIRGFSRRRFSVEFDPPTPASWLFLAFCGLLLAVALASALLRQDLILSGLRALAAGLGL; from the coding sequence ATGATCACCGAACTTTTCGGCCCCCTGCGGAGCATCGACGCCCGCGTCAAGCTGGCCTGGCTGCTGGCAACCTTTGTCGCCGGCGTGGTCTACACCAACATCCCCTCCCTGCTGGCCGTCCTGGCCACCATCGCCGCCGTCGCCATCCTGGGCCGCGTCTTCATCCCGGTGGTGGTGAAGCTGAAGGGCCTGTGGCTGATCGTGATCGTCATCGGCCTCATCTTCAGCCTCACCGTGGGCGGCGAAACCTGGTTCTACCTGATCCCGACCTTCGTGCCGTGGATCGGCGGCAGCTTGGCCGTCAGCCGCGAGGGCACGCTTTTGGGCATCGTCTCGATCTTGCGCATGTTCATCTTCGTGCTGCCGGTGCTGTTGATGGTGGCCACCACCAGCAACTCCGACATGCTACGGGCGTTCATGTTCCTGCGCATGCCGATGGAATTCGCCCTCATGATCGTGCTGGCGCTCAACTTCGTGCCCCTGTACATCGACGAGATGTGGCGCATTGCCGACGCCCAACGCGCCCGCGCTCACTCGCTCATGGACAAGGGCGCCCTGGGCAAGATGCGGGGCATGATCCCCATCTTCGTGCCGCTGACCCTCAACGCCGTCGACCGCGCCGACACCATCGGCAAGGTGCTAGAGATTCGCGGCTTCTCGCGCCGGCGTTTTTCGGTTGAATTCGACCCACCCACGCCCGCCAGCTGGCTCTTCCTGGCGTTCTGCGGCCTCTTGCTGGCGGTGGCGCTGGCCTCGGCCCTGCTCCGGCAAGACCTGATCCTGAGCGGGCTGCGGGCGCTGGCCGCGGGGCTGGGTCTGTGA
- a CDS encoding cupin domain-containing protein, with protein MSYLFDPQDIAWQPHPRFEGASLRPLITPDHNPGLTVSQVRLLPGSELPPHSHPASTETFFVLTGAVLCRVGDEERLLRRGEIGYAPPGVVHQVRNPGPEPAEALSIFNPPLS; from the coding sequence ATGTCCTACCTCTTCGACCCGCAAGACATCGCCTGGCAGCCCCACCCTCGCTTCGAGGGGGCCAGCCTGCGCCCCCTGATCACCCCCGACCACAATCCGGGGCTGACCGTCTCGCAGGTGCGGCTACTGCCGGGCAGCGAACTGCCCCCGCACAGCCATCCAGCCAGCACCGAGACCTTTTTTGTCCTCACAGGCGCCGTTTTATGTCGCGTCGGCGACGAAGAACGACTCCTGCGCCGCGGCGAGATCGGCTACGCGCCGCCCGGCGTGGTGCATCAGGTGCGCAACCCCGGCCCAGAGCCGGCGGAAGCCCTCTCCATCTTCAACCCGCCCCTTTCCTGA
- a CDS encoding hemerythrin domain-containing protein, with amino-acid sequence MAQHPIKTLLREHAEIMAEVGHMRLAVQQLADQGDAAVAEALPVFAAVAQMMATQLELHRQKEDQVFFPAIEAVIGQFGPTSVMRIEHQQIHAQGVLLRETLYELNQVQHPAIEAGAAKLRGLVAAGGSAVALRRAGEEIIDLLNSHFGKEEHILFPMAQSLLDGVALSEIAARFEEMDAAGV; translated from the coding sequence ATGGCCCAACACCCCATCAAGACCCTCCTGCGCGAACACGCCGAGATCATGGCCGAGGTCGGCCACATGCGCCTGGCCGTGCAACAACTGGCCGACCAGGGCGACGCCGCCGTAGCCGAGGCCCTGCCCGTCTTCGCCGCCGTCGCCCAGATGATGGCCACCCAGTTGGAGCTGCACCGGCAGAAAGAAGACCAGGTCTTCTTCCCCGCCATCGAAGCGGTGATCGGACAATTCGGCCCCACCAGCGTCATGCGCATCGAGCACCAGCAGATCCATGCCCAGGGCGTGCTGCTGCGGGAGACGCTGTACGAACTCAACCAGGTCCAGCATCCGGCCATCGAGGCGGGGGCGGCGAAGCTGCGCGGGCTGGTGGCCGCGGGGGGGAGCGCCGTCGCCCTGCGTCGCGCCGGCGAAGAGATTATCGATCTGCTCAACTCTCACTTCGGGAAAGAGGAGCACATCCTCTTCCCCATGGCCCAGAGCCTGCTCGATGGGGTGGCGCTGAGCGAGATCGCGGCCCGGTTCGAGGAAATGGACGCCGCCGGGGTGTGA